From a region of the Balneolales bacterium ANBcel1 genome:
- the rpsH gene encoding 30S ribosomal protein S8, with protein MTDPISDYLTRIRNAQQAGHRRVDIPASKMKRAITQILLDKGFIQRYLDIDDNLQGLIRIFLKYDHYGLPVIKHFRRVSKPGLRKYCSADAIPRVHNGLGIAILTTSRGIMTDKEARKLGVGGEILCYVY; from the coding sequence ATGACTGATCCAATATCTGATTACCTCACGCGAATTCGCAATGCACAGCAGGCGGGGCATCGACGTGTCGATATACCGGCATCGAAGATGAAAAGGGCGATTACCCAGATCCTGCTGGACAAAGGCTTTATTCAGCGTTATCTGGATATCGATGATAATCTGCAGGGCCTCATACGTATTTTTTTGAAATACGATCACTATGGCCTGCCGGTCATCAAACATTTTCGCCGTGTATCCAAGCCTGGACTACGGAAATACTGTTCCGCAGATGCCATACCCCGGGTTCACAATGGTCTCGGAATTGCCATACTCACCACTTCCCGTGGAATTATGACGGATAAAGAAGCCCGCAAACTAGGGGTTGGTGGTGAAATACTGTGTTACGTCTATTAA
- the rpsN gene encoding 30S ribosomal protein S14 — MAKKSWIARNEKRKRTAEKYAQKRKELKEAGDFEALQKLPRDASPTRIRQRCSLTGRSRGYVGTFGVSRIKFRELASSGKIPGVKKASW, encoded by the coding sequence ATGGCAAAGAAATCCTGGATTGCACGCAACGAAAAGCGCAAGAGAACGGCTGAGAAGTATGCTCAGAAGAGAAAGGAGCTGAAGGAAGCCGGTGATTTTGAAGCGCTTCAAAAACTCCCGAGAGATGCTAGCCCGACCCGAATTCGGCAACGCTGCTCATTGACAGGCAGAAGCCGTGGTTATGTCGGTACATTCGGTGTTTCGCGGATAAAGTTCCGAGAACTGGCATCCAGCGGAAAAATTCCTGGTGTTAAAAAAGCCAGCTGGTAA
- the rplE gene encoding 50S ribosomal protein L5: MAEARLYTEYKKSILGKIKDDFKIENRMAVPKLTKIVVNVGVGEAVADKKVLDDVVKNIAAITGQQPVVTKAKKSISNFKLREGMPIGCKVTLRGKIMYEFLDRLINLALPRTRDFQGVSDKGFDGRGNYTMGIKEHSVFPEINTDNLERIHGMDIAFVTTADNDEQAYQLLKQFGMPFVKRNN; the protein is encoded by the coding sequence ATGGCAGAAGCAAGATTATATACCGAATACAAAAAGAGCATTCTGGGCAAAATTAAGGATGATTTCAAGATTGAGAACAGAATGGCTGTTCCCAAACTGACCAAAATCGTCGTTAATGTCGGCGTAGGTGAGGCGGTTGCCGATAAAAAGGTTCTGGATGATGTTGTAAAAAACATTGCTGCGATCACCGGTCAACAGCCTGTAGTCACAAAAGCGAAAAAGTCCATTTCCAATTTCAAACTGCGCGAAGGCATGCCGATTGGCTGCAAGGTGACACTGCGTGGCAAAATCATGTACGAATTTCTGGACAGGTTGATCAATTTGGCACTGCCCCGTACCCGTGACTTTCAGGGTGTATCCGACAAAGGATTTGACGGACGCGGAAACTACACGATGGGCATCAAGGAACATTCAGTGTTTCCCGAAATCAATACCGATAATCTGGAACGTATTCACGGTATGGATATCGCCTTTGTAACAACTGCTGATAATGATGAGCAGGCCTATCAACTGCTCAAGCAGTTTGGAATGCCTTTTGTAAAACGCAATAACTAA